Proteins from a single region of Sesamum indicum cultivar Zhongzhi No. 13 linkage group LG5, S_indicum_v1.0, whole genome shotgun sequence:
- the LOC105162973 gene encoding uncharacterized protein LOC105162973, translating into MLVIIEPKVKLDEQYFCRRLGFDKVISNSNSKIWCFMKEDLDCEILISQEQFLHLRIFSDFWPNGILCTWVYAKHTRAERRELWDALRNVDDGEEPWLLGGDFNTVLYCSERKGGAAPKIRTMEDFGDMMMDCGLQDAGFEGSKFTWSRSRLWQRLDRFLFSHTWIQAFPLSRIQHLTRNVSDHCPLLLSVKQEKKTGPTPFRFQNMWSKHHDFKHCVTTSWQHPIHGHGMFAFQQKLHRIKAALKLWNTEVFGNIFQNITDAEQRVKIAEQAYDGDPSDENLIAMNKATAELTFALSVEESYWKQKAACKWLEEGEKNTKYFHSLTKKKRKQSRIYKIQHNGATLTKAEDIKVSVVDYFTQAFTREDTVSVDDLHWVPNILSEEDRHQLNATPQLKM; encoded by the coding sequence ATGCTTGTGATTATCGAGCCAAAGGTGAAACTGGATGAACAATATTTCTGTAGAAGACTGGGATTTGACAAGGTCATCAGTAATTCTAATTCCAAAATTTGGTGCTTCATGAAAGAAGATCTTGACTGTGAAATCTTGATCTCTCAAGAGCAATTTCTGCACCTACGTATCTTTTCAGATTTCTGGCCAAATGGAATACTATGCACTTGGGTCTATGCTAAACACACCAGAGCAGAAAGACGGGAATTGTGGGATGCACTCAGAAATGTTGATGACGGAGAAGAACCTTGGCTCCTTGGTGGAGATTTCAACACTGTTCTGTATTGTAGTGAAAGAAAAGGAGGCGCTGCTCCAAAAATTAGAACGATGGAGGATTTTGGAGACATGATGATGGACTGTGGTCTTCAGGATGCGGGATTCGAGGGGTCTAAATTTACTTGGTCTAGGAGCAGACTTTGGCAACGTCTTGACAGGTTCTTATTCTCTCACACGTGGATCCAAGCATTCCCCTTATCTCGTATTCAGCACCTCACAAGGAACGTTTCGGATCATTGCCCGCTCCTTCTGTCggtcaaacaagaaaagaagacaGGTCCGACACCCTTCCGTTTCCAAAACATGTGGTCTAAGCACCACGACTTCAAGCACTGTGTGACTACTTCGTGGCAGCATCCTATCCATGGCCATGGTATGTTTGCTTTCCAACAGAAGCTCCACCGGATTAAAGCAGCTCTGAAATTGTGGAACACCGAAGTGTTTgggaatatttttcaaaatatcacGGATGCTGAACAAAGAGTCAAGATAGCGGAACAAGCATACGATGGGGACCCTTCTGATGAGAATCTCATTGCAATGAACAAAGCCACAGCTGAGCTAACATTTGCTCTATCTGTTGAAGAAAGCTATTGGAAACAGAAGGCAGCTTGTAAGTGGCTTGAGGAGGgggaaaaaaacacaaaatatttcCATTCGCTGACTAAGAAAAAGAGGAAACAATCAAGGATCTACAAAATCCAACATAATGGAGCCACACTCACTAAAGCGGAAGATATCAAAGTTTCAGTTGTTGACTACTTCACGCAGGCCTTCACAAGAGAAGATACGGTGAGTGTTGACGACCTGCATTGGGTCCCCAACATTCTCTCAGAGGAGGACCGGCATCAGCTTAATGCTACCCCACAATTGAAGATGTGA